One Desertifilum tharense IPPAS B-1220 genomic window carries:
- a CDS encoding GntP family permease has translation MAEAGTIFIAIFGIAFLLFLVIALRLQAFVALLLTSLLIGVIGGIPLNEIAQVIQTGMGNTLGYIAIVIGLGAMFGEMLQISGGAEQISQSLIKKFGEERAQWALGITGLLISIPVFFDVSLILLIPLVYNLTRKTGRSILYYAIPLVAGIAVGHSYIPPTPGPVAVASLLGADLGWVILFGILAGIPSMVIGGVFFGKFIAGKLHIPVPDIMQETPEPKRNTGEKTLPSFRLVMTILFIPIALILLNTVSGILLPEGNTIRNALNFIGHPFSALMLAALLSFYTLGIQRGYTRNEVQQIATKALEPVGMIILVTGAGGVFGRVLVETGVGATLANLMAASNLPVILLAFAIATAVRVSQGSATVSMVTAAGLIAPVVETGNYSAPLLGLVTIAIASGATVLSHVNDSGFWLVGRFLGMTEKQTLQSWTVMETIIGGVGFLIVFAISWFV, from the coding sequence ATGGCAGAAGCAGGCACAATTTTTATTGCTATTTTTGGGATTGCATTTTTACTCTTTCTCGTGATTGCTTTGCGGCTGCAAGCTTTTGTGGCTTTGCTACTCACGAGTTTGTTGATTGGCGTCATTGGTGGAATCCCTTTAAATGAAATTGCCCAAGTCATTCAAACCGGAATGGGCAATACTTTAGGATACATTGCCATTGTGATTGGTTTGGGGGCAATGTTTGGGGAAATGTTGCAAATTTCCGGCGGTGCCGAACAAATTTCCCAAAGTTTAATTAAAAAGTTTGGGGAAGAACGGGCGCAATGGGCGTTAGGAATTACCGGATTATTAATTTCGATCCCTGTCTTTTTTGATGTCAGCTTAATTTTGCTGATTCCTCTGGTTTATAACCTGACGCGAAAAACGGGTCGTTCCATTCTTTATTATGCCATTCCCTTAGTAGCAGGGATTGCCGTTGGACATAGTTATATTCCCCCGACTCCCGGCCCGGTTGCGGTGGCTTCGCTGTTGGGTGCAGACTTAGGTTGGGTAATTTTATTTGGGATTCTTGCAGGTATCCCTTCAATGGTGATTGGTGGGGTATTTTTCGGGAAATTCATTGCTGGAAAACTGCATATTCCAGTTCCCGATATTATGCAAGAAACCCCAGAACCGAAACGAAACACTGGAGAAAAAACCTTGCCCAGTTTTCGGCTGGTGATGACGATTTTATTTATTCCGATTGCCCTGATTTTGTTAAATACGGTATCGGGAATTCTATTACCTGAAGGCAATACGATTCGCAACGCCCTCAACTTTATCGGACACCCGTTTAGCGCCTTGATGCTGGCGGCTTTATTATCGTTTTATACCTTGGGTATTCAACGAGGTTATACCCGCAATGAAGTGCAACAGATTGCCACAAAAGCCTTAGAACCTGTGGGGATGATTATTCTCGTGACGGGCGCAGGTGGCGTGTTTGGACGAGTTTTAGTGGAAACGGGGGTGGGAGCAACTTTAGCCAATTTGATGGCGGCTTCTAACTTACCCGTGATTTTATTAGCGTTTGCGATCGCCACTGCTGTCCGAGTCAGCCAAGGTTCGGCGACAGTCTCAATGGTAACGGCTGCTGGGTTAATTGCGCCTGTGGTAGAAACGGGGAACTATTCTGCGCCTTTACTGGGATTAGTAACCATTGCGATCGCATCTGGCGCAACCGTATTATCCCACGTCAATGACTCCGGATTTTGGCTGGTCGGTCGCTTTTTAGGGATGACGGAAAAGCAAACGCTGCAATCTTGGACTGTCATGGAAACCATCATTGGTGGCGTTGGATTTTTAATCGTTTTTGCAATTAGCTGGTTTGTTTAA
- the murG gene encoding undecaprenyldiphospho-muramoylpentapeptide beta-N-acetylglucosaminyltransferase encodes MVNSPVRLLIAASGTGGHLFPALAVAEQLSDYQIEWLGVPNRLETQLVPEKYPLHAIAVEGFQQRLGFGSLRILAGLVGSIQACRKLLKTGQFQGVFTTGGYIAAPIILAARSLGIPVILHESNAFPGKVTRLFAPLCTVAAVGFEAASERLSRAKTMYAGTPVRGQFYEPQACDLPIPQGVPVVVVVGGSQGAIAVNKLVREAAPAWFETGAYVVHLTGENDAEADSLQHPQYLAMPFYNNMAGLFQRATLAISRSGAGTLTELAITQTPAILIPYPFAADDHQAYNAAIFAETGAAEVYRQADLTPQLLKTKVLELLHDPERLGQMRSKMSALAVPDSSERLAKIVRQVVKG; translated from the coding sequence ATGGTAAATTCACCCGTGAGATTGTTAATTGCAGCCAGCGGTACCGGAGGACATTTGTTTCCGGCGCTTGCGGTTGCCGAACAACTGAGCGATTATCAGATTGAGTGGCTTGGAGTGCCCAATCGGTTAGAAACGCAACTGGTTCCAGAGAAATATCCCCTCCATGCGATCGCAGTTGAAGGGTTTCAGCAACGCCTTGGCTTTGGTAGCCTTAGAATCTTGGCAGGGTTAGTTGGTTCCATCCAAGCTTGTCGAAAATTGCTCAAAACGGGTCAATTTCAGGGAGTTTTTACCACGGGAGGCTATATTGCCGCTCCGATTATTCTAGCGGCTCGTTCTCTGGGAATTCCGGTGATTTTGCACGAATCGAACGCTTTTCCGGGGAAGGTGACGCGCCTGTTTGCACCGCTTTGCACGGTGGCCGCAGTGGGCTTTGAGGCGGCGTCTGAGCGGTTATCGCGGGCCAAGACAATGTATGCCGGAACTCCGGTTAGAGGGCAGTTCTACGAGCCGCAAGCGTGCGATCTGCCGATTCCTCAAGGTGTCCCGGTGGTTGTGGTGGTTGGGGGTTCCCAAGGCGCGATCGCAGTGAATAAACTCGTTCGAGAAGCTGCCCCCGCCTGGTTTGAAACGGGTGCCTATGTGGTGCATTTAACGGGGGAAAATGACGCTGAAGCTGATAGCCTGCAACATCCCCAGTATTTAGCTATGCCGTTCTATAACAATATGGCGGGTCTGTTTCAACGCGCAACCCTAGCAATTAGCCGTTCTGGTGCCGGAACGCTCACTGAATTAGCCATAACCCAAACTCCGGCGATTTTGATTCCCTATCCGTTCGCCGCCGACGATCATCAAGCCTACAATGCCGCTATTTTTGCAGAAACCGGAGCGGCTGAGGTCTACCGTCAAGCAGATTTAACCCCTCAATTGTTGAAAACTAAGGTGCTGGAATTATTGCACGATCCAGAACGCTTGGGACAAATGCGCTCAAAAATGTCAGCACTCGCAGTTCCCGATAGTTCCGAACGCTTGGCTAAGATTGTTCGTCAAGTGGTGAAAGGGTAA
- a CDS encoding ABC transporter permease — protein MRLFQKWVESRYSSFTLPILSAIALLIVWEVGVRVLQIRTFILPAPSAILGELNTWGDTVFKHSLQTLWTTTVGFVLAIGAGILLGFLIGYSKFAYKSLYPLLVGFNTIPKVALVPLLALWFRIGATPAIITAFLLAFFPIAVNVAVGLATVEPEMQDVLRSLGASQWEIFQKVGLPHSLPYLFASLKVAISLAFVGSVISETVASNAGLGYLIVSATSTFDVPLAFLGLSILGLMGILLYSVCLLLEVYWIPWQR, from the coding sequence ATGCGATTGTTCCAAAAGTGGGTAGAGTCTCGCTACTCTAGTTTTACGCTACCGATATTGAGCGCGATCGCGCTTTTAATCGTTTGGGAAGTCGGCGTTCGGGTTTTGCAAATTCGCACCTTTATCCTACCGGCTCCTTCTGCGATTTTAGGCGAACTCAATACTTGGGGCGATACGGTGTTTAAGCATTCGCTGCAAACCCTATGGACGACGACGGTGGGGTTTGTCCTGGCGATTGGGGCCGGAATTTTGTTAGGCTTTTTGATTGGTTACTCCAAGTTTGCCTATAAAAGCCTGTATCCTTTGTTAGTTGGGTTTAATACCATTCCCAAGGTGGCGCTTGTCCCTTTGTTGGCTCTCTGGTTCCGTATTGGCGCAACTCCCGCAATTATTACAGCGTTCCTGCTGGCCTTTTTTCCGATTGCGGTTAATGTAGCGGTGGGATTAGCAACCGTGGAACCGGAAATGCAGGATGTTTTGCGATCGCTCGGAGCCTCCCAGTGGGAAATCTTCCAAAAAGTTGGACTCCCCCATAGCTTACCCTATCTGTTTGCTTCGCTCAAGGTGGCAATCTCCCTCGCCTTCGTCGGTTCGGTGATTTCTGAAACCGTCGCCTCCAATGCTGGGTTAGGCTATCTAATTGTCAGCGCCACTTCAACCTTTGACGTTCCTTTGGCTTTTTTGGGATTATCGATTCTAGGGCTAATGGGAATTCTGCTCTATAGCGTGTGTCTGCTACTCGAAGTTTACTGGATTCCTTGGCAGCGATAA
- a CDS encoding bifunctional heptose 7-phosphate kinase/heptose 1-phosphate adenyltransferase — protein sequence MTLDVEFVAQLRQQRDRFFELIDRFHQARVLVVGDLTLDEFLTGQVERISREAPVLILRHETTRQIPGGGANAVYNLAKLGAQVKAVGLVGKDDQGKALRGIFAAAGINTDGILMDEARPTVTKTRISGHARQSVTQQIVRVDRKSDDLPILELQLQLADYIRAHVEGVDAVVCSDYGDGVLTSPVIEAALTHSRTIVDAQQDLHRYRGATLFTPNLPEAEQAAGYGISTPQALAQAGRDLLNLTQASQMLITRGEEGMSLFENLEERVQHQQIPAFNRTDVFDVTGAGDTVVAALTLGLTVGASFWEAAVLGNLAASIVVRQFGTATTSPEEMKAAFQTLLEE from the coding sequence ATGACGCTAGATGTTGAGTTCGTGGCGCAACTTCGCCAACAGCGCGATCGCTTTTTTGAATTAATCGATCGCTTTCATCAAGCCCGCGTCCTGGTGGTTGGCGATTTAACGCTAGATGAGTTTCTCACCGGACAAGTAGAACGGATTTCTAGAGAAGCCCCGGTGTTGATTCTGCGTCACGAAACTACGCGGCAAATTCCCGGCGGTGGGGCGAATGCCGTGTATAACCTGGCGAAATTGGGCGCGCAGGTGAAGGCGGTAGGTCTGGTGGGTAAAGACGACCAGGGGAAAGCGCTGCGCGGGATTTTTGCCGCCGCCGGAATTAACACCGATGGGATTTTGATGGATGAGGCGCGACCTACTGTCACCAAAACGCGGATTTCCGGTCACGCCCGCCAGTCTGTTACCCAACAAATTGTCCGGGTCGATCGCAAATCGGACGATTTACCGATTTTGGAGTTACAGTTGCAGCTTGCCGATTATATTCGCGCTCATGTAGAGGGTGTGGATGCGGTGGTTTGTTCGGACTACGGGGATGGGGTGTTAACCTCTCCGGTGATTGAAGCGGCGTTGACTCACTCCAGAACAATTGTAGATGCCCAACAAGATTTGCATCGATATCGCGGCGCAACGCTGTTTACCCCCAACTTGCCGGAAGCCGAACAAGCCGCAGGTTACGGAATTTCTACCCCCCAGGCGTTAGCGCAAGCAGGGCGAGATTTATTGAACTTGACTCAAGCCTCTCAAATGCTGATTACGCGCGGGGAAGAGGGGATGAGTTTGTTTGAAAACCTTGAGGAACGGGTACAACACCAGCAGATTCCGGCGTTTAATCGTACAGATGTATTTGATGTAACGGGGGCCGGCGATACGGTGGTTGCCGCGCTGACGTTGGGTTTAACGGTGGGGGCGTCTTTCTGGGAAGCGGCGGTTTTGGGAAATTTGGCCGCGAGTATTGTGGTGCGCCAGTTTGGAACGGCAACGACTAGCCCAGAGGAGATGAAAGCTGCTTTTCAAACGTTACTCGAAGAGTAA
- the gntK gene encoding gluconokinase encodes MSHYIIGIDIGTTSTKAVLFTPQGEAVCKHLVEYPLLTPVPGAAEQDPEEIFNAVVTTIREVMANSGIDPKALLGIGFSSAMHSLIAVNEQGKPLTKSITWADNRSAKWAEQLKQGRGHEIYLRTGTPIHSMSPLCKLIWLKNEHPELFSQAAKFISIKEFVFYQFLQEYAIDYSLAGAMGLLNMQTLDWDAEALEVAGISAERLSRLVPTTEQFCGMNADFAAKLGILPETPLIIGASDGVLSNLGVGAIAPGIFAVTIGTSGAIRAVVDRPIADPEERLFCYPLTEKYWVVGGAVNNGGLILRWMRDRFADAEVATAKQLGQESYDIMMQIASSVPPGANGLIFHPYLMGERSPLWNAQARGSFVGLSMSHTRAHFIRAVLEGILLNLQLVLDALESFVGSAQRIQATGGFARSPLWRQMLADVFNREIAVPESYESSCLGAALLGLLGLGKIEDLEGTAEYMGETYRHSPDPEAVKTYQQMIPLYARLLQALKPEYSALASLQEGFKDGFS; translated from the coding sequence ATGAGTCACTATATTATCGGCATTGATATCGGTACAACTAGCACAAAGGCGGTGTTATTCACGCCCCAAGGGGAAGCCGTTTGCAAGCATCTGGTGGAATATCCTTTACTCACCCCCGTACCTGGGGCAGCAGAACAAGATCCCGAAGAAATCTTTAATGCAGTCGTTACCACGATTCGCGAGGTGATGGCGAATAGCGGTATCGATCCTAAAGCCTTGCTAGGAATTGGGTTTAGTTCGGCCATGCATAGCTTAATTGCCGTCAACGAACAGGGAAAACCGCTGACAAAAAGCATTACCTGGGCGGATAATCGCAGCGCCAAATGGGCAGAACAGTTAAAACAAGGACGGGGACATGAGATTTATTTGCGAACCGGAACGCCCATCCATTCTATGTCCCCCTTGTGCAAGCTGATTTGGCTGAAAAACGAGCATCCCGAACTCTTCAGCCAAGCGGCTAAGTTTATTTCCATTAAGGAATTCGTCTTTTATCAATTTTTGCAGGAGTATGCGATTGATTATTCCCTAGCGGGGGCGATGGGTTTATTGAATATGCAAACCCTAGATTGGGATGCAGAGGCGTTAGAGGTAGCCGGGATTTCTGCCGAACGATTATCGCGCTTGGTACCGACTACCGAACAATTTTGCGGGATGAATGCCGACTTCGCCGCGAAACTGGGAATTCTCCCCGAAACGCCCTTGATTATTGGGGCTTCCGATGGGGTGCTATCGAATTTAGGCGTCGGCGCGATCGCCCCTGGCATCTTTGCCGTTACGATTGGGACAAGCGGTGCGATCCGGGCGGTTGTCGATCGTCCGATTGCAGACCCCGAAGAACGCTTATTTTGCTATCCCCTCACCGAGAAATACTGGGTAGTGGGTGGGGCGGTAAATAACGGTGGGTTAATTTTGCGGTGGATGCGCGATCGCTTTGCCGATGCGGAAGTGGCGACGGCCAAGCAATTAGGGCAAGAGTCCTATGACATTATGATGCAGATTGCCTCTAGCGTGCCCCCTGGCGCTAACGGACTGATTTTTCACCCTTATTTGATGGGAGAGCGATCGCCCCTGTGGAATGCCCAGGCAAGGGGATCTTTCGTGGGTTTATCGATGAGCCATACCCGCGCCCATTTCATCCGGGCGGTATTAGAAGGCATTCTCTTAAACTTGCAACTCGTCCTCGATGCGCTAGAAAGCTTTGTGGGTTCCGCCCAACGCATTCAAGCCACGGGCGGCTTTGCGCGATCGCCCCTGTGGAGACAAATGCTAGCCGATGTGTTTAACCGCGAGATCGCCGTTCCCGAAAGTTACGAGAGTTCCTGTTTGGGGGCTGCCCTTTTAGGATTGTTAGGGTTAGGCAAAATTGAGGATTTAGAAGGAACCGCAGAGTATATGGGGGAAACCTACCGCCATTCTCCCGATCCAGAAGCCGTCAAAACCTATCAGCAGATGATTCCCCTCTATGCTCGCCTGCTGCAAGCCCTGAAACCGGAATACTCGGCTTTAGCCAGCCTGCAAGAAGGGTTTAAAGACGGTTTTAGCTAA
- a CDS encoding GNAT family N-acetyltransferase, whose product MSKISVNLRLAAAEDVTAIFQLIQALAEYEKLSHEVTGTVEALREHLFGDTPYVEAVLAEVEGKAVGFALFFRNYSTFLTKPGIYLEDLFVLSEYRNLGIGTQLLSYLAQLAIERNYGRLEWAVLDWNEPAIAFYQSRGAKVLPDWRICRVTGDALKTLSQG is encoded by the coding sequence ATGTCTAAAATTTCTGTAAACCTACGCTTGGCTGCTGCTGAAGATGTGACTGCGATTTTTCAATTGATTCAAGCCTTAGCGGAGTATGAAAAACTTTCCCATGAAGTGACGGGAACAGTTGAGGCGCTTCGGGAGCATTTGTTTGGCGATACACCTTACGTTGAGGCGGTGTTGGCGGAGGTAGAAGGGAAGGCGGTGGGGTTTGCTTTGTTTTTTCGCAACTATTCTACGTTTTTGACAAAGCCAGGAATTTATTTAGAAGATTTATTTGTTTTGTCCGAATACCGCAATTTAGGGATAGGTACGCAGTTACTCTCGTACTTAGCCCAGTTAGCGATTGAACGCAACTATGGGCGATTGGAATGGGCGGTTTTGGATTGGAACGAACCCGCGATCGCATTCTATCAAAGCCGGGGAGCCAAAGTTCTCCCAGATTGGCGGATTTGTCGGGTTACGGGGGATGCCCTCAAAACCCTCTCTCAAGGCTGA
- a CDS encoding hybrid sensor histidine kinase/response regulator: MNSYAEKPSKGNILIVDDALNNLNLLSAILHEENYHVRKATSGQMALATCNVELPDLILLDVMMPDIDGYKVCQQLKANPNTQTIPVIFISALDDALDKVKAFEVGGVDYITKPFQISEVLARVENQLMIQRLHNQLMEQNQQLLDLNSNLEKLVQQKTQQLIEQEKTALIGRLTQGIVHNFKNPLQTIMICSDLLELKIRRDTDFEYEEINRDIKIAAIEIQQIMDNLLIKSVSDRQLSLSLLNLNQVIEQEFTLLNANLHFKHRINKKYKLDENLPAIPLIYSHISQVIHNLINNALDAMWDCKVQELTACTHQDESYIYLEIHDTGCGIPLEDISQIFDPFYTSKPAKGSEKQLGEPTGTGLGLYTCIELLKPFGGKIKVNSKVGQGSQFIVSFPKANPSGSFS, translated from the coding sequence ATGAACTCTTACGCTGAAAAACCTAGTAAGGGTAACATTCTTATTGTGGATGATGCCCTCAACAACCTCAATCTCCTGTCTGCTATTTTACACGAGGAAAACTACCATGTCCGCAAAGCAACCAGCGGACAAATGGCACTAGCTACTTGCAATGTTGAACTTCCAGACTTAATCTTATTAGATGTGATGATGCCCGATATCGACGGGTATAAAGTTTGTCAGCAACTCAAAGCCAATCCCAATACTCAGACGATTCCTGTTATTTTCATCAGCGCGCTTGATGATGCGCTTGATAAAGTCAAAGCCTTTGAAGTTGGGGGAGTCGATTACATCACAAAACCCTTTCAAATCTCTGAAGTTCTAGCTAGAGTTGAAAATCAATTGATGATTCAACGATTGCACAATCAGTTAATGGAACAAAACCAACAACTGCTCGATCTCAACAGCAATCTAGAAAAATTGGTTCAGCAAAAAACTCAACAGCTTATCGAACAAGAGAAAACTGCTTTAATTGGACGTTTAACCCAAGGGATTGTTCATAACTTCAAAAATCCGCTGCAAACCATTATGATTTGTAGCGATCTGTTGGAACTCAAAATTCGCCGAGATACAGATTTTGAGTACGAAGAGATCAATCGAGATATTAAAATTGCAGCCATCGAAATTCAGCAAATCATGGACAACTTGCTGATTAAAAGCGTATCCGATCGCCAGCTTTCCCTCAGCTTACTGAATCTGAATCAAGTCATCGAACAAGAATTTACTCTTTTGAATGCTAACCTGCACTTTAAACATCGCATTAACAAAAAATATAAACTCGATGAAAACCTACCAGCCATTCCTCTAATTTATTCTCACATTTCCCAGGTTATCCATAACTTAATTAATAATGCTCTAGATGCGATGTGGGATTGCAAAGTCCAAGAACTGACCGCTTGCACGCACCAAGATGAAAGCTATATTTACTTAGAAATTCACGATACAGGCTGCGGCATTCCTCTAGAAGACATCTCCCAAATCTTCGATCCTTTTTATACTTCAAAACCCGCCAAAGGTTCAGAAAAGCAACTAGGCGAACCCACCGGAACGGGCTTAGGACTCTATACCTGTATTGAATTACTAAAGCCATTTGGTGGCAAAATTAAAGTCAACAGCAAAGTGGGTCAAGGCAGTCAATTTATTGTCAGCTTTCCCAAAGCCAACCCTTCTGGCTCGTTCTCTTAG
- a CDS encoding helix-turn-helix domain-containing protein, translating to MPKRVTIQPHLSIEELERRYRKAKDPVERTHYQIVWLLAQDKRTEEVSMTTSYSCDWIRKVARRYNRLGPDALGDRRHENPGGEPLLNKLQQAELAKALQGPAPDGGTWNSRKVAEWISDRIHRPVALQRGWDYLKQSSRLKSECRTLKVD from the coding sequence ATGCCCAAACGCGTCACGATCCAGCCTCATTTGAGCATTGAAGAACTAGAACGGCGGTATCGCAAGGCGAAAGATCCAGTAGAACGCACCCACTATCAAATCGTGTGGTTATTGGCCCAGGACAAGCGAACAGAAGAGGTATCAATGACGACCAGTTATTCTTGTGACTGGATTCGTAAAGTTGCTCGACGCTACAATCGTCTAGGGCCGGATGCTTTGGGCGATCGCCGCCACGAAAATCCTGGGGGAGAACCTTTACTGAATAAACTCCAACAAGCAGAACTTGCTAAAGCGTTGCAAGGCCCTGCGCCGGATGGTGGAACCTGGAATAGCCGGAAGGTTGCTGAATGGATCAGCGATCGCATTCACCGTCCTGTTGCTTTGCAGCGAGGTTGGGATTATCTCAAACAAAGTTCTAGGCTCAAATCAGAATGTCGCACCCTCAAAGTCGATTAA
- a CDS encoding TonB family protein — protein MTYSSSFHNLPELLRQPTSIATIASLAFHGLLGVALPVTPSSGPEAIPEAVDLVELSSAEQSRLPSIANSPLLLPPNEAANLFSSLPSDLNDPLAKAPSVTSTLDLPPVPAAPRFEIVPPPDLKNWPYLQNRANNQAVFNLPLADIPTPVLTPPSKQDLAALPPEIFLPPPVKSPTFDQLPQLQAATPLQPVPVAPPVQASGSPQPQESPAQQPERSPEELAQEQRLREEQQQRQAEDLGGEIALGTPLPQTSPEASPEAAPPVDERVAQAYARQQEIREQIAYNAAGTTPEDATANLQTWLEQIQKSSGQDDLTWEMQAPQVAATYPKLACLNRLEGTATIGVLVDPEGQVVGEPQLIQSAGYPVLNQAAVAAVAGQTFEAKGEFKAYPVKVKFQPSEDRCAGTPSIQETVEQAVS, from the coding sequence ATGACGTACTCATCTTCATTTCATAACTTACCCGAACTTCTCCGCCAGCCCACATCCATTGCCACCATTGCCTCGCTTGCCTTTCACGGCCTTTTGGGCGTTGCCTTACCCGTCACCCCCTCTTCTGGCCCCGAAGCCATTCCCGAAGCCGTAGACCTTGTTGAACTCTCCAGCGCCGAACAGAGTCGCCTGCCTTCCATCGCGAATTCCCCCTTGCTGCTGCCTCCCAACGAAGCGGCTAACCTGTTTTCGTCCCTCCCCTCAGACCTAAACGATCCCCTCGCCAAAGCCCCTTCCGTCACCTCCACCCTCGACTTACCGCCCGTACCAGCGGCCCCCAGATTTGAAATTGTGCCGCCTCCCGACCTGAAGAACTGGCCGTACCTGCAAAACCGGGCAAACAATCAAGCGGTCTTTAACTTACCGCTAGCCGATATTCCTACCCCAGTTCTGACGCCACCCTCAAAACAAGACTTAGCCGCACTCCCTCCAGAAATCTTTCTACCGCCTCCGGTCAAAAGCCCAACATTTGACCAACTTCCGCAATTGCAAGCCGCAACCCCCTTGCAACCCGTTCCCGTTGCACCGCCCGTTCAGGCCTCTGGAAGTCCGCAACCGCAAGAGTCACCCGCCCAGCAGCCAGAACGTTCTCCCGAAGAATTAGCCCAAGAACAGCGCCTGCGCGAAGAACAGCAACAGCGCCAAGCCGAAGATTTGGGCGGGGAAATTGCCCTAGGAACGCCGCTGCCCCAAACCAGCCCGGAAGCTTCCCCAGAAGCCGCCCCGCCCGTTGACGAACGGGTTGCCCAAGCCTATGCTCGCCAACAGGAAATCCGGGAGCAAATTGCGTATAATGCGGCGGGGACAACGCCTGAAGATGCGACAGCGAATTTACAGACCTGGTTAGAGCAAATTCAAAAGTCCTCCGGGCAAGACGATCTGACGTGGGAAATGCAAGCCCCACAGGTGGCTGCAACCTATCCCAAATTGGCTTGTCTCAATCGTTTAGAAGGGACGGCAACGATCGGAGTTTTGGTCGATCCAGAGGGTCAAGTGGTGGGCGAACCGCAGTTAATTCAAAGTGCGGGTTATCCGGTTTTGAATCAAGCTGCCGTGGCTGCTGTTGCTGGACAAACCTTTGAGGCGAAGGGCGAGTTTAAGGCCTATCCGGTGAAAGTCAAGTTTCAACCGAGTGAAGACCGTTGTGCGGGGACGCCTTCGATTCAAGAAACCGTAGAACAAGCGGTGAGTTAG
- a CDS encoding ABC transporter ATP-binding protein — MLDIEAIATAQSEIPVLEFQQVCLEYALNQQRLAIIEEVTFSIERAEFISIVGPSGCGKTSLLRMISGLHPATQGTVRFRGQPIVKPLKNVGIAFQKPVLLPWRNTLQNVLLPLEVVPPYKRKFRENLPRYTQAAQELLATVGLSDFKTHYPWQLSGGMQQRASLCRALIHQPEILLLDEPFGALDAFTREEMWVMMQALWQKTQCTAVLVTHDLREAIFLSDKVYVMGPRPSRIIYELQVDLPRPRTLETCLTDEFNHLFAEVRRHIRRG, encoded by the coding sequence ATGCTGGATATAGAGGCGATCGCCACCGCTCAATCTGAGATTCCTGTTCTAGAGTTTCAACAAGTTTGTCTAGAATACGCGTTGAATCAGCAACGCCTTGCCATTATTGAAGAGGTGACGTTTTCTATTGAACGCGCCGAATTTATCTCCATTGTCGGGCCGAGTGGCTGCGGTAAAACCTCGCTGTTGAGGATGATATCGGGTCTGCATCCCGCAACCCAGGGAACGGTAAGGTTTCGCGGCCAGCCGATTGTTAAACCCCTCAAAAATGTGGGTATTGCCTTCCAGAAACCCGTTCTGCTCCCGTGGCGCAATACGCTGCAAAATGTGTTGTTACCCCTAGAAGTGGTACCCCCCTACAAGCGGAAGTTTCGCGAAAATTTGCCCAGATATACCCAGGCGGCCCAGGAGTTACTGGCAACGGTGGGTCTGAGCGATTTTAAAACTCACTATCCCTGGCAGCTATCTGGGGGAATGCAGCAACGGGCCTCGCTGTGTCGCGCTTTGATTCACCAGCCAGAAATTTTGTTATTAGATGAACCCTTTGGCGCGTTAGATGCATTCACCCGCGAGGAAATGTGGGTGATGATGCAGGCGCTATGGCAAAAGACGCAATGCACGGCGGTTTTGGTGACGCACGATCTGCGAGAGGCAATCTTCTTATCGGATAAAGTGTATGTCATGGGGCCTCGGCCTAGCCGCATTATCTATGAGTTGCAGGTTGATTTACCGCGTCCGAGAACTTTGGAAACTTGTCTCACCGATGAGTTTAATCATTTGTTTGCTGAGGTTCGCCGTCATATTCGCAGAGGTTAG